The Phycicoccus sp. M110.8 genome includes a window with the following:
- a CDS encoding N-acetylglucosamine-6-phosphate deacetylase — MTSTPADTTVLLHGRTVLPDRVVADGAVVVDGGTIAYAGERAGVPAQWAQAPTPPGWEPGATILPGLVDVHCHGGAGGEFGTDAGSATRAVARHHRAGSTSVVGSLVSAPQDVLLAGIATLVPLAEAGELAGIHLEGPFLSVDRCGAQNPDALTDPDSGFVEQVAAAAGPWFAHMTYAPERAGADELPARLAAAGALAAVGHTDAPWEVAARALERVRAAGARGGRPLVTHLFNGMPPLHHRTPGPVAAALAAAARGEAVVEVIADGVHLAAGTVRMVFDTVGAANIALVSDSMSAGGLSDGEYTLGGQAVRVVGREARLVKDGSLAGGVSTLLEQVRWCVQDLGLDLLDAVTAASRTPAAALSLEGVGSLAAGQRADLLVVDDALSLRRVLRRGSWLG, encoded by the coding sequence GTGACCTCGACGCCTGCCGACACCACCGTCCTGCTCCACGGCCGCACCGTCCTGCCCGACCGGGTGGTGGCCGACGGTGCCGTGGTCGTCGACGGCGGCACCATCGCGTATGCCGGTGAGCGCGCCGGGGTGCCGGCGCAGTGGGCGCAGGCGCCCACACCGCCCGGCTGGGAGCCGGGCGCGACGATCCTGCCCGGCCTCGTCGACGTGCACTGCCACGGCGGCGCGGGCGGGGAGTTCGGCACCGACGCCGGCTCGGCCACGCGGGCGGTGGCTCGCCACCACCGGGCCGGCAGCACCTCCGTCGTCGGCTCGCTCGTCTCCGCGCCGCAGGACGTCCTGCTCGCCGGCATCGCGACGCTGGTCCCCCTCGCCGAGGCGGGCGAGCTCGCCGGCATCCACCTCGAGGGCCCGTTCCTGTCGGTCGACCGCTGCGGCGCGCAGAACCCGGACGCCCTGACCGACCCCGACTCCGGCTTCGTCGAGCAGGTCGCCGCGGCGGCCGGCCCGTGGTTCGCGCACATGACGTACGCGCCGGAGCGCGCGGGCGCCGACGAGCTGCCCGCGCGGCTCGCCGCTGCCGGGGCCCTCGCGGCCGTCGGGCACACCGACGCCCCGTGGGAGGTGGCAGCCCGGGCCCTGGAGCGGGTGCGGGCGGCCGGGGCGAGGGGCGGTCGACCGCTGGTGACACATCTCTTCAACGGCATGCCGCCCCTGCACCACCGCACCCCCGGGCCGGTCGCCGCCGCGCTCGCGGCCGCCGCGCGGGGCGAGGCCGTCGTCGAGGTCATCGCCGACGGCGTGCACCTCGCGGCGGGCACCGTGCGCATGGTGTTCGACACGGTGGGGGCGGCGAACATCGCGCTCGTCAGCGACTCGATGTCCGCCGGCGGCCTGTCCGACGGCGAGTACACCCTCGGCGGCCAGGCCGTCCGGGTCGTGGGCCGCGAGGCCAGGCTGGTCAAGGACGGCTCACTGGCCGGCGGTGTCTCCACGCTGCTGGAGCAGGTGCGCTGGTGCGTGCAGGACCTAGGCCTCGACCTCCTCGACGCCGTGACGGCGGCGAGCCGGACGCCTGCCGCCGCGCTCTCGCTCGAGGGTGTCGGCAGCCTGGCGGCCGGGCAGCGGGCCGACCTGCTCGTCGTCGACGACGCCCTGTCGCTGCGCCGCGTGCTGCGCCGCGGCTCCTGGCTCGGCTGA